Proteins from a genomic interval of Pseudomonas versuta:
- the speB gene encoding agmatinase, producing the protein MDKILHQPLGGNEMPRFGGIATMLRLPHLESAKGLDVAFIGVPLDIGTSLRPGTRFGPREIRAESVMIRPYNMATGAAPFDSLSVADIGDVAINTFNLLDSVRIIEEAYDDILEHDVIPLTMGGDHTITLPILRAIHKKHGKVGLVHIDAHADVNDHMFGEKIAHGTTFRRAVEEGLLDCDRVVQIGLRAQGYTAEDFNWCRTQGFRVVQAEECWHKSLAPLMAEVREKVGNGPVYLSFDIDGIDPAWAPGTGTPEIGGLTTIQAIEIIRGCQGLDLVGGDLVEVSPPYDTTGNTSLLGANLLYEMLCVLPGVVHR; encoded by the coding sequence GTGGACAAAATTCTTCATCAACCACTGGGCGGCAACGAAATGCCGCGCTTTGGCGGCATAGCCACCATGTTGCGCCTGCCCCACCTGGAGTCGGCCAAAGGGCTGGACGTCGCATTTATCGGCGTACCACTGGATATCGGCACCTCGCTGCGCCCCGGCACCCGTTTCGGACCTCGCGAAATCCGCGCTGAATCGGTAATGATCCGCCCCTACAACATGGCTACCGGCGCCGCACCGTTCGACTCGCTATCGGTGGCTGATATCGGTGATGTGGCAATCAACACCTTCAACTTGCTGGATTCGGTGCGCATCATCGAAGAAGCATACGACGACATCCTTGAGCACGATGTCATCCCCCTGACCATGGGCGGCGATCACACCATCACCCTGCCTATCCTGCGGGCCATTCATAAAAAGCACGGCAAGGTAGGCCTGGTCCACATCGACGCCCACGCCGACGTGAACGACCACATGTTCGGCGAGAAAATCGCCCACGGCACCACCTTCCGCCGCGCCGTGGAAGAAGGTCTGCTGGACTGTGACCGCGTGGTACAGATCGGCCTGCGGGCACAGGGTTACACCGCAGAAGACTTCAACTGGTGCCGCACCCAGGGCTTTCGCGTAGTACAGGCCGAAGAATGCTGGCACAAGTCGCTGGCCCCCCTGATGGCCGAAGTCCGGGAAAAAGTCGGCAACGGTCCGGTGTACCTCAGCTTTGACATCGATGGTATCGACCCTGCCTGGGCACCCGGCACCGGCACCCCGGAAATCGGCGGTCTGACCACTATTCAGGCAATTGAGATCATTCGCGGCTGCCAGGGCCTCGACCTGGTTGGCGGTGATCTGGTAGAAGTCTCGCCGCCTTACGACACCACCGGCAATACCTCGCTCCTGGGCGCCAACCTGCTCTACGAAATGCTCTGCGTACTTCCCGGCGTTGTGCACCGCTGA
- a CDS encoding YybH family protein produces MSERDEVLRAAANLVSAFARNDREAYFGAFSTDASFVFYTLPRPLLTRDAYQALWDSWRREEGFEVLSCISSNAFVSLQGDVAVFVHDVATELRMQGEQFFSQERETIVFKRQGSRTQEQQGLWLACHEHLSAMPEGLPPP; encoded by the coding sequence ATGAGCGAACGTGATGAGGTTTTGCGTGCCGCGGCAAATCTGGTGTCGGCATTCGCGCGTAATGATCGTGAAGCCTATTTCGGCGCGTTCAGCACCGACGCCAGCTTTGTGTTTTATACCTTGCCCCGCCCCCTGCTGACTCGCGACGCCTATCAGGCCTTGTGGGACAGCTGGCGCCGGGAGGAAGGATTCGAGGTGCTCTCATGCATCTCGAGCAACGCCTTTGTCAGCCTGCAAGGTGACGTGGCGGTGTTTGTGCATGACGTGGCCACCGAGCTGCGCATGCAAGGGGAGCAATTTTTTAGCCAGGAACGCGAGACCATCGTCTTCAAGAGACAGGGATCTCGCACACAAGAACAACAAGGCCTGTGGCTGGCCTGTCATGAACATTTATCCGCTATGCCGGAAGGGCTGCCGCCCCCTTAG
- a CDS encoding LysR family transcriptional regulator encodes MASALPDLKLLRIFTSVVRHQGFANAQQALNLSTSAISTYMSQLESNLGLVLCHRGRGGFSLTSKGELFHQETLRLLGELEGFEQYAAALKGELRGTLNLGVIDSTVSDKALPFAQAIGDYSQEHPAVHLHLSVMSPYELQLGVQDNRLDLAIGAFSTRMSGLVYQPLYREQHWLYCSTRHPLFTERRIPEPVITQQRMVGRGYWSQAELARHGFKHSAATVDSMEAQLILVLSGAYIGYLPEHYAEPWVEKGDLRVLLPATFGYQAPFSMIVRRGRSREPLIQTFRDLLKAQLNQP; translated from the coding sequence ATGGCCAGCGCTTTACCTGATCTAAAACTATTACGAATTTTTACCAGCGTGGTCAGGCACCAGGGGTTTGCCAATGCCCAGCAGGCACTCAACCTGTCGACCTCGGCCATCAGTACTTACATGAGCCAGCTCGAATCCAATCTGGGGCTGGTGCTGTGCCATCGCGGCCGGGGCGGGTTCAGCCTCACCAGCAAGGGCGAGTTGTTTCATCAGGAAACATTGCGCCTGCTGGGTGAACTGGAGGGGTTTGAGCAATATGCCGCAGCGCTCAAGGGCGAGTTGCGCGGCACCCTGAATCTGGGCGTGATTGATTCCACAGTCAGTGATAAAGCGCTGCCTTTTGCCCAGGCAATTGGTGACTACAGCCAGGAACACCCGGCGGTGCATTTGCACCTGTCCGTGATGAGCCCGTATGAATTACAGCTCGGCGTGCAGGACAATCGTCTGGATCTGGCCATCGGGGCGTTCTCTACGCGCATGAGCGGTCTGGTCTATCAGCCGCTGTATCGCGAGCAGCACTGGCTGTATTGCAGCACGCGGCATCCCTTGTTTACTGAGCGACGTATTCCGGAGCCGGTGATCACTCAGCAGCGCATGGTCGGACGCGGTTACTGGAGCCAGGCCGAGCTGGCACGTCATGGCTTCAAGCACAGTGCAGCGACAGTCGACAGCATGGAGGCGCAGCTGATTCTGGTGTTATCGGGCGCCTACATTGGCTATTTGCCGGAGCACTACGCCGAGCCTTGGGTGGAGAAGGGGGATTTGCGCGTGCTGTTGCCGGCGACCTTTGGTTATCAGGCGCCATTCTCGATGATCGTGCGCCGTGGTCGCAGTCGCGAGCCGTTGATTCAAACATTCCGCGACCTGCTCAAAGCCCAGCTTAATCAACCTTGA
- a CDS encoding MarR family transcriptional regulator — MPLTDQHRFGMQLAQMSRGWRAELDRRLAGLGLSQARWLVLLHLARFEGVPTQRELAQSVGVEGPTLARLLDSLEAQGLVQRHAVAEDRRAKKIVLSDTARPLIAQIEAIATALRQELFVGVDEEEQRICMRVHQRILDNLEKQ; from the coding sequence ATGCCTTTAACCGATCAACACCGTTTCGGCATGCAGTTGGCCCAAATGTCCCGTGGCTGGCGTGCCGAGCTGGATCGTCGACTTGCAGGCCTTGGTTTATCGCAAGCGCGCTGGCTGGTACTGCTGCACCTGGCACGTTTTGAAGGCGTGCCAACCCAGCGCGAGCTGGCCCAGAGCGTCGGAGTTGAAGGTCCGACCCTGGCCCGCTTGCTTGATAGCCTTGAAGCCCAAGGGCTGGTGCAGCGTCACGCAGTCGCGGAAGACCGGCGAGCCAAAAAGATCGTATTGAGTGATACCGCCCGGCCGTTGATCGCACAGATCGAAGCCATTGCCACTGCGTTGCGTCAGGAACTGTTTGTAGGCGTTGACGAAGAAGAGCAGCGCATCTGCATGCGAGTGCACCAGCGCATCCTGGATAACCTCGAAAAACAATGA
- a CDS encoding purine-cytosine permease family protein, with translation MNNKNKQNNVRQIETHGVEQIPDNERSARPGDLFRLIFGGANTFATAVLGSFPVLFGLSFQAGAWAIVLGVLLGSLILAPMGLFGPLNGTSNAVSSGAHFGVHGRIVGSFLSLLTAIAFFSLSVWSSGDALIGGAKRMIGIPETDLSLGLAYGVFAVLVLTVCIYGFRFMLWVNRIAVWAASLLFLLGVFAFAPAFDSQFAGSIALGQSGFWAAFIGAALVAMSNPISFGAFLGDWSRYIPRTTPKRRIMLAVIAAQIATLIPFLFGLATATIVASKAPDYIAANNYVGGLLAVSPSWFFLPVCLIALIGGMSTGTTSLYGTGLDLSSVFPRVLSRVKATLLIGVMSIAFIFIGRFAANLVQSVSTFAVLIITCTTPWMVIMIIGLIKRRGFYCPDDLQVFTRSESGGRYWFTHGWNWRGLGAWIPSALVGLCFVNLPGQFVGPLGNLAEGIDISLPVTLGLASLVYLALLSLFPEPSCVFGPLNPRSTPKTAAVKAAMPQIA, from the coding sequence ATGAATAATAAAAACAAGCAGAATAATGTGCGTCAAATAGAAACCCACGGCGTCGAACAGATTCCGGACAATGAACGCAGCGCCAGGCCCGGCGATTTGTTTCGCTTGATCTTCGGCGGCGCCAACACCTTTGCCACCGCCGTGCTTGGCAGTTTCCCCGTGCTGTTCGGTTTGTCGTTTCAGGCAGGCGCCTGGGCAATTGTGCTCGGCGTATTGCTGGGTTCGCTGATTCTGGCGCCCATGGGCTTGTTCGGCCCGCTCAATGGCACCAGCAATGCTGTGTCTTCCGGTGCGCATTTCGGTGTGCACGGGCGGATTGTCGGCTCGTTCCTGTCCCTGCTGACGGCCATTGCCTTCTTCTCATTGTCAGTGTGGAGCTCCGGGGATGCGTTGATCGGCGGCGCCAAACGCATGATCGGCATTCCGGAAACCGACCTTAGCCTGGGCCTGGCCTACGGTGTGTTCGCGGTGCTGGTGCTGACGGTATGCATCTACGGCTTTCGCTTTATGTTGTGGGTCAACCGCATTGCAGTGTGGGCGGCCAGCCTGTTGTTCCTGCTGGGCGTCTTCGCTTTTGCCCCGGCATTCGACAGCCAGTTCGCCGGCAGTATCGCGCTCGGCCAGAGCGGTTTTTGGGCAGCCTTTATCGGCGCCGCGCTGGTGGCCATGAGCAACCCGATTTCCTTCGGTGCATTCCTCGGAGACTGGTCACGCTACATCCCTCGCACCACACCCAAGCGTCGCATCATGCTGGCGGTGATTGCCGCGCAGATTGCTACCCTGATCCCGTTTCTGTTTGGCCTGGCCACGGCAACCATTGTGGCGAGCAAAGCGCCGGACTATATCGCCGCCAACAATTATGTCGGCGGCCTGCTGGCCGTTTCTCCAAGCTGGTTTTTCCTGCCAGTGTGCCTGATCGCGCTGATCGGCGGCATGTCGACCGGAACTACTTCGCTGTATGGCACCGGCCTGGACCTGTCCAGCGTGTTCCCACGAGTGCTGTCACGGGTAAAAGCGACATTGCTGATCGGCGTGATGTCGATTGCCTTCATCTTTATCGGACGCTTCGCTGCCAACCTGGTGCAAAGCGTATCGACCTTTGCCGTGCTGATCATCACCTGCACCACCCCGTGGATGGTGATCATGATCATAGGCCTGATCAAACGTCGCGGCTTCTATTGCCCGGATGACTTGCAAGTGTTCACCCGCTCAGAAAGCGGGGGCCGCTACTGGTTCACCCATGGCTGGAACTGGCGCGGTCTGGGCGCCTGGATTCCCAGTGCGCTGGTGGGCTTGTGCTTCGTCAACCTGCCGGGCCAGTTCGTCGGACCGCTGGGCAATCTGGCCGAAGGCATTGATATCAGCCTGCCGGTAACCCTGGGCCTTGCGTCGCTGGTGTACCTGGCCCTGCTCAGCCTCTTCCCCGAACCGTCTTGCGTGTTCGGCCCCCTCAATCCACGCAGCACCCCAAAGACAGCAGCCGTAAAAGCGGCGATGCCACAAATCGCCTGA
- the recQ gene encoding DNA helicase RecQ, whose product MLEQAQRVLKDIFGYDSFRGRQGEIIERVASGGDALVLMPTGGGKSLCFQVPALLRDGLAVVVSPLIALMDDQVATLEELGVAAAALNSTLSAEQQRDLANRIKRGEIKMLYLAPERLVQPRMMAFLQSLDIALFAIDEAHCVSQWGHDFRPEYLQLGQLAEVFPNVPRIALTATADKRTREEIVTRLHLQNAERFLSSFDRPNIFYRIVPKEQPRKQLLAFLSERRSDAGIVYCLSRKKVDEVAQFLCAQGFPALPYHAGLASETRAANQKRFLNEEGLIMVATIAFGMGIDKSNVRFVAHLDLPKSLEAYYQETGRAGRDGLPADAWMAYGLQDVVMLKQMLQNSEGDERHKRLEHHKLDAMLSLCEETRCRRQTLLAYFDEDMPQPCGHCDNCVDGVQTWDATEPARQALSAIYRTGQRYGTGHLIDVLLGRENEKIRSMGHQHLSVFGVGKARAEGEWRTLFRQLVARGLADIDIEGYGGLRLSDSCRPLLRGEVTLELRRELKPQTTVKSSSASPASQLVRGEEREQWEALRALRRKLAEEHGVPPYVIFPDSTLLEMLRSQPTSLSEMATVSGVGARKLERYGEAFLEVLGGQVETPKVVADIRHELISLARAGMTPLQISGQLQCSEKNVYTMLAEAIGRQELSLEQALDLPEDLLGEVQDAFLDGEGELPSVASIAEQFKGRVPEGVLYCVRAALQAEFEM is encoded by the coding sequence ATGCTCGAACAGGCTCAACGCGTACTCAAAGACATCTTCGGCTACGACAGTTTCCGTGGTCGTCAGGGTGAGATTATTGAGCGCGTGGCCAGTGGTGGCGACGCTTTGGTCCTGATGCCTACCGGCGGCGGCAAGTCCTTGTGCTTCCAGGTGCCTGCACTGCTGCGCGATGGCCTGGCCGTGGTGGTCTCGCCCTTAATCGCGTTGATGGACGATCAGGTAGCAACCCTTGAAGAGCTTGGGGTGGCGGCTGCGGCCTTGAACTCAACGCTCAGTGCCGAGCAACAGCGCGACCTGGCGAACCGGATCAAGCGCGGCGAAATCAAAATGCTGTACCTGGCACCTGAACGCCTGGTACAGCCACGCATGATGGCTTTTTTGCAGAGCCTGGATATCGCACTGTTCGCGATCGACGAAGCGCATTGCGTATCCCAGTGGGGCCACGACTTCCGCCCCGAATACCTGCAACTGGGCCAGCTGGCCGAAGTATTCCCTAATGTGCCGCGGATTGCCCTGACGGCCACGGCAGACAAGCGTACCCGCGAAGAAATCGTCACCCGCCTGCACTTGCAGAACGCCGAGCGTTTTTTGTCGAGCTTCGACCGGCCGAACATTTTTTACCGCATCGTGCCCAAGGAACAGCCGCGCAAGCAGTTGCTGGCCTTCCTTTCCGAGCGTCGCAGCGACGCTGGCATCGTCTATTGCCTGTCGCGCAAAAAAGTCGATGAAGTGGCGCAGTTCCTGTGTGCTCAGGGCTTCCCGGCATTGCCGTATCACGCCGGCCTGGCGAGTGAAACGCGTGCGGCCAACCAGAAACGCTTCCTCAATGAGGAAGGGCTGATCATGGTGGCGACCATCGCATTCGGCATGGGCATTGATAAATCCAACGTGCGGTTTGTCGCGCATCTGGATTTGCCCAAGTCCCTTGAGGCTTATTACCAGGAAACCGGCCGGGCAGGGCGTGATGGCTTGCCGGCCGATGCGTGGATGGCCTACGGCCTGCAAGACGTGGTGATGCTCAAGCAAATGCTGCAAAACTCCGAGGGAGACGAGCGGCACAAACGCCTGGAGCACCACAAGCTGGATGCCATGCTGTCTTTGTGTGAAGAGACCCGCTGCCGTCGTCAGACGTTGCTCGCGTATTTTGACGAAGACATGCCGCAACCCTGTGGGCATTGCGACAACTGTGTGGATGGCGTGCAAACCTGGGATGCCACCGAGCCAGCGCGCCAGGCGTTGTCGGCGATTTATCGCACAGGCCAGCGCTATGGCACCGGTCACTTGATCGATGTGTTGCTAGGCCGGGAAAACGAAAAAATCCGCAGCATGGGGCATCAGCATTTATCTGTATTCGGTGTGGGCAAAGCCCGGGCTGAAGGTGAGTGGCGCACATTGTTCCGTCAATTGGTGGCGCGTGGTCTGGCCGATATTGATATCGAAGGCTACGGCGGCTTGCGCTTAAGCGACAGTTGCCGGCCGTTGCTGCGTGGCGAAGTGACGCTGGAACTGCGGCGCGAGCTCAAGCCGCAAACCACGGTCAAAAGCAGCTCTGCCAGCCCGGCCAGCCAATTGGTCCGTGGCGAAGAGCGCGAGCAGTGGGAAGCCCTGCGTGCCTTGCGCCGCAAACTGGCCGAAGAGCACGGCGTGCCGCCTTACGTCATCTTCCCCGACTCGACCCTGCTCGAAATGTTGCGCAGCCAGCCCACCTCGTTGTCCGAGATGGCAACGGTCAGTGGCGTGGGTGCGCGCAAGCTGGAGCGCTACGGCGAGGCTTTCCTCGAGGTCCTGGGCGGGCAGGTCGAAACCCCGAAAGTGGTGGCCGATATCCGCCACGAGCTGATCAGCCTGGCCCGTGCCGGTATGACCCCGCTGCAGATTTCCGGGCAGTTGCAGTGTTCTGAAAAGAACGTGTACACCATGCTGGCTGAAGCGATCGGTCGTCAAGAGTTGTCCCTGGAGCAAGCTCTGGACTTGCCCGAGGACTTGTTGGGCGAAGTGCAGGACGCGTTCCTGGATGGAGAGGGCGAGCTGCCGAGCGTGGCCAGTATTGCCGAACAATTTAAAGGCCGGGTACCTGAAGGCGTACTGTATTGCGTGCGGGCAGCACTGCAAGCCGAGTTCGAAATGTAG
- a CDS encoding patatin-like phospholipase family protein, with protein sequence MRRLLSCLLLCLCPLVLFAAEKPHPKIGLVLSGGAARGLAHVGVLKALEEQGIHIDAIAGTSMGAVIGGLYASGYKIDELEKLALGIDWQEALSDAPAREDIPFRRKQDDRDFLVKQKLSFRDDGSLGLPLGVIQGQNLSLLLESLLAHSSDVRDFDKLPIPFRAVATDIVNGEKVVFRKGHLPQVIRASMSIPAVFAPVEINGQLLVDGGMVDNIPVDVAREMGVDMVIVVDIGTPLRGRKQLNTVFDILNQSITLMTRSNSEVQLASLTPDDILIQPALASFGVTDFGRSQDIINAGYRATQILEKRLASLRQPVDQQLDAARSPEERTPVITAIKIENDSKIDDSVIRYYIRQPVGEPLDLGRLQRDMGTLYGLDYFEQVQYRVVHKGHDRTLVISARGKRSGTDYLRLGLNLSDDMRGDSAFNIGASYRVNGINRLGAEWLTRVQIGDQQELYSEFYQPLDAGSRYFLAPYINAQSQNVESILDNDPIAEYRLERYGFGLNFGRQIGNSGEIRLGVGEAWGEANVRIGERDLPSTSFNEGFYDLKYSFDSLDNVYFPHEGEDISLSVRQFEPGIGSDERYRQWEFHLDKALSSGPNTWILGGRYGRTLDKANVVTSSFLLGGARQLSGFREDAISGQNVSLMRAVYYRRLTPRSYLPFDFPLYAGASLERGRAWNNDNEFDSGYINAASIFIGFDTPLGPLNFSYGFNDDDQKALYLNLGQTF encoded by the coding sequence ATGCGCCGTCTGCTGAGTTGCCTGCTTCTGTGTTTATGCCCGCTGGTGCTGTTTGCCGCCGAAAAACCGCACCCCAAGATCGGTCTGGTGCTGTCCGGAGGGGCGGCCCGTGGCCTCGCCCACGTTGGCGTGCTCAAGGCGCTAGAAGAACAGGGCATTCACATCGATGCCATCGCAGGCACCAGCATGGGTGCAGTGATCGGCGGCCTGTATGCCTCGGGCTACAAGATCGACGAACTGGAAAAGCTTGCACTGGGGATCGACTGGCAAGAGGCCCTGTCCGATGCACCGGCCCGGGAAGACATCCCGTTCAGGCGCAAGCAGGATGACCGCGATTTCCTGGTCAAACAGAAACTCAGCTTTCGCGACGATGGCAGCCTTGGGCTGCCATTAGGCGTGATTCAGGGGCAAAACCTGTCGCTGCTGCTCGAAAGCCTGCTGGCCCACAGCAGCGACGTCCGTGATTTCGACAAACTGCCAATCCCCTTCCGGGCTGTCGCTACCGACATCGTCAATGGCGAGAAAGTGGTATTTCGCAAAGGTCACTTGCCTCAGGTGATCCGCGCCAGCATGTCGATTCCGGCCGTGTTTGCCCCCGTAGAAATTAACGGTCAACTGCTGGTCGACGGCGGCATGGTCGATAACATCCCGGTGGACGTGGCCCGCGAAATGGGGGTGGACATGGTCATTGTGGTGGATATCGGCACCCCGTTGCGCGGTCGCAAACAGCTCAACACCGTGTTCGACATCCTCAACCAGTCCATCACCCTGATGACCCGCAGCAACTCCGAGGTGCAGCTTGCATCCCTGACGCCGGACGACATTCTCATTCAACCCGCGCTGGCCAGTTTTGGCGTGACCGATTTTGGTCGCTCGCAAGACATCATCAATGCAGGCTATCGCGCCACACAGATCCTCGAAAAACGCCTGGCCAGCTTGCGCCAGCCGGTAGACCAGCAACTCGATGCCGCCCGCTCACCTGAAGAGCGCACCCCGGTGATTACTGCGATCAAGATTGAGAATGACTCGAAAATAGATGACTCGGTGATTCGCTATTACATTCGCCAGCCGGTGGGTGAACCGCTGGATCTGGGCCGTCTGCAACGGGACATGGGCACGCTGTACGGCCTGGACTATTTCGAACAGGTGCAATACCGCGTGGTGCACAAAGGCCACGACCGCACGCTGGTGATCAGTGCCCGAGGCAAACGCAGCGGCACGGATTACCTGCGGTTGGGGCTCAACCTTTCGGATGATATGCGCGGCGACAGCGCGTTCAACATCGGTGCCAGCTATCGGGTCAACGGCATCAACCGGCTGGGTGCCGAGTGGCTGACGCGGGTACAAATCGGCGATCAGCAAGAGTTGTACAGCGAGTTCTATCAGCCACTGGATGCCGGCTCACGATACTTTTTGGCGCCGTATATCAACGCCCAGTCGCAGAACGTGGAGTCGATCCTCGATAACGATCCAATCGCCGAATATCGCCTTGAACGCTATGGTTTTGGCTTGAATTTTGGTCGTCAGATCGGCAATAGCGGTGAGATTCGTCTTGGCGTTGGCGAGGCCTGGGGCGAAGCCAATGTGCGAATTGGCGAACGCGACTTGCCGAGCACCAGCTTCAATGAAGGCTTTTATGACCTGAAATACTCGTTCGATTCGCTGGATAACGTGTACTTCCCCCATGAAGGTGAGGACATCAGCCTGAGCGTGCGCCAATTTGAGCCGGGGATTGGTTCGGATGAGCGTTATCGCCAGTGGGAGTTTCATCTGGACAAGGCGTTGAGCTCCGGGCCGAACACCTGGATTCTGGGCGGGCGCTACGGCCGCACGCTGGACAAGGCCAACGTGGTGACATCGAGCTTCTTGCTGGGTGGTGCACGACAGTTGTCGGGCTTCAGGGAAGATGCGATTTCGGGGCAAAACGTCAGTCTGATGCGCGCGGTTTACTACCGCCGCCTCACTCCACGCTCGTACTTGCCGTTTGATTTCCCGCTGTATGCCGGCGCATCACTGGAACGCGGGCGGGCCTGGAACAACGACAATGAATTCGACAGCGGCTACATCAATGCTGCGAGTATTTTCATCGGCTTCGACACACCGCTGGGCCCGCTGAACTTCAGCTATGGCTTTAACGATGATGATCAAAAGGCGCTGTATCTGAATCTGGGCCAGACGTTCTAA
- a CDS encoding YbaN family protein, with amino-acid sequence MIQPPASNRSRLLRYALFAIGWLSVALGVIGIFLPVLPTTPFLLLAAACFARSSPRFYQWLVEHPRLGPWIRDYLDGNGIPLKGKVYAIGLMWLSIGLSCYLVPLPWARGFMLTSAVLVSIYILRQKTLEKP; translated from the coding sequence GTGATTCAGCCCCCTGCCAGCAACCGTTCGCGGTTGCTGCGCTACGCACTGTTTGCCATCGGCTGGCTGAGCGTAGCGCTGGGAGTTATTGGTATCTTCCTGCCGGTGTTACCCACCACCCCCTTCCTGTTATTGGCTGCCGCTTGCTTTGCGCGTAGCTCACCGCGTTTTTATCAATGGCTGGTCGAGCACCCGAGGCTCGGGCCATGGATCCGCGACTATCTTGATGGCAACGGCATACCGCTCAAGGGCAAGGTCTACGCCATTGGCCTGATGTGGCTGAGTATTGGCCTGTCCTGCTACCTGGTGCCGCTGCCTTGGGCCCGGGGCTTCATGTTGACCAGCGCCGTGCTGGTGAGCATTTACATCCTGCGCCAGAAAACCCTCGAAAAACCCTGA
- a CDS encoding YecA family protein: MSFAEQLTRLQVFLDADELHDEALDYVATHGFLTALSICSEAVPEREWIDAIFSEEAPHYKDDAQRAEIEATLIQLKAHIARQLASDEEFELPCDLDLGDDPDDSDLRGWCIGFMEGVFTRESAWFETAEEEVSEMLLPIMVGSGLFDDQPEFADIAQDANLMDDMIVQIPEALTALYLLCNAPDEKPAILKPRHH; the protein is encoded by the coding sequence ATGTCCTTCGCTGAGCAACTAACCCGCCTGCAAGTCTTCCTCGACGCCGACGAGCTGCATGACGAGGCGCTGGACTACGTGGCCACCCACGGTTTTCTGACAGCCCTTTCCATCTGCTCTGAAGCAGTACCTGAGCGTGAATGGATTGATGCCATCTTCTCGGAAGAGGCGCCTCACTACAAAGACGACGCCCAGCGTGCAGAGATCGAAGCCACTCTGATTCAACTCAAGGCCCACATCGCTCGCCAACTGGCTTCCGACGAAGAATTCGAACTGCCTTGCGATCTGGATCTGGGCGATGACCCGGATGATTCCGATCTGCGTGGCTGGTGTATCGGCTTCATGGAAGGCGTGTTTACCCGCGAATCTGCGTGGTTCGAAACCGCCGAAGAAGAAGTCAGTGAAATGCTGCTGCCGATCATGGTCGGTTCCGGCCTGTTTGATGATCAGCCAGAATTTGCAGACATCGCCCAGGACGCCAACCTGATGGACGACATGATCGTTCAGATCCCGGAAGCACTGACCGCTCTGTACCTGTTGTGCAACGCGCCAGACGAAAAGCCGGCGATCCTCAAGCCTCGCCACCACTGA
- a CDS encoding tRNA-uridine aminocarboxypropyltransferase: MSRAQCSRCLRPQTHCLCALIPQLDSRTRVLLLQHPSEVGHALNTARLADLGLLNAELRVGEVFEDLATLLNPPGYQARLLFPGEDAQLIDTGEPSDESLPWLLVVPDGTWRKARKLLHLNPLLAQLPRATLPEGAVSRYRLRKAPGPGALSTLEAIVQALEILEAPTSFAPLLRPFEALIEGQIEAMGADTYQRNHGDKTV, encoded by the coding sequence ATGTCCCGAGCCCAATGCTCTCGCTGCCTGCGCCCGCAAACCCATTGCCTGTGCGCCTTGATCCCGCAGCTGGACAGTCGCACCCGGGTGTTGCTGTTACAGCATCCGAGCGAGGTCGGCCATGCGCTCAATACTGCGCGCTTGGCGGATCTTGGTCTGCTTAACGCTGAGCTGCGGGTGGGGGAGGTCTTTGAGGATTTGGCCACTTTGCTCAATCCTCCGGGGTATCAGGCGCGGTTGTTGTTCCCGGGAGAAGACGCACAACTGATCGACACTGGCGAACCATCTGACGAAAGCCTGCCATGGCTGCTGGTGGTTCCGGACGGTACGTGGCGCAAGGCGCGCAAGCTGCTGCATCTGAACCCGCTGCTGGCGCAGTTGCCCAGGGCCACGCTGCCTGAAGGCGCTGTGTCGCGCTACCGGTTGCGCAAGGCGCCCGGCCCGGGGGCGTTGTCGACTCTGGAAGCGATCGTGCAAGCGTTGGAGATCCTGGAGGCGCCGACCTCTTTTGCGCCTTTACTGCGCCCGTTCGAAGCACTGATTGAAGGCCAGATCGAGGCGATGGGCGCGGATACCTACCAGCGCAACCACGGCGATAAAACCGTATAA